The following proteins are co-located in the Frigidibacter mobilis genome:
- a CDS encoding N-acetylmuramoyl-L-alanine amidase has translation MIGYLLGRLIPVLAALMLALPVAAQELTALARLNAGTSGVEDRAGGISVTLALSQPVPFRVFLLQDPPRLVVDFREVSFQGADPLALDRSGHVTELRWGVFRPGWSRLVAELDGPFLVSSAWQETDPASVRIRLEPTDAAGLAAVAADPGRAVAGTIWDLPDPVVTLPPKRRQRGDAPLVVVLDPGHGGLDPGAEAAGLTEAHLMLVFARELQELLLRGGMQVVLTRNEDVFVPLETRISIARAAGADLFLSLHADALAEGEAVGATIYTLSEAASDSASARLAERHDRADLLAGIDLGGHDDQVAQVLMELARTETQPRADRLAKALADAIRAAGLKTHRHPVQAADFSVLKSPDIPSVLLEVGFMSSAADRARLMDEGWRAQMQAALLAAIRAWAEADAAEARLIRQ, from the coding sequence ATGATCGGTTATCTTCTTGGCAGGCTGATCCCGGTGCTGGCGGCGCTGATGCTGGCGCTTCCGGTGGCGGCGCAGGAGCTGACGGCGCTGGCACGGCTGAATGCCGGCACCTCGGGGGTCGAGGACCGGGCGGGCGGCATTTCGGTGACGCTGGCGCTGTCGCAGCCGGTGCCGTTCCGGGTGTTCCTGCTGCAGGACCCGCCGCGGCTGGTGGTGGATTTCCGCGAAGTGTCGTTCCAGGGCGCCGATCCGCTGGCGCTCGACCGCTCGGGCCATGTCACCGAGCTTCGCTGGGGCGTGTTCCGCCCGGGCTGGTCGCGGCTGGTGGCAGAGCTGGACGGGCCGTTCCTCGTGTCCTCGGCCTGGCAGGAGACCGATCCCGCCTCGGTCCGCATCCGGCTGGAACCGACGGATGCCGCGGGGCTTGCCGCCGTTGCCGCCGATCCGGGCCGGGCGGTCGCAGGCACGATCTGGGACCTGCCCGACCCGGTGGTGACGCTGCCGCCCAAGCGCCGCCAGCGGGGCGATGCGCCGCTGGTGGTGGTGCTGGATCCCGGGCATGGCGGGCTGGATCCGGGGGCCGAGGCGGCGGGGCTGACCGAGGCGCATCTGATGCTGGTCTTTGCGCGCGAGTTGCAGGAACTGCTGCTGCGCGGCGGAATGCAGGTGGTGCTGACCCGCAACGAGGATGTGTTCGTGCCGCTGGAAACCCGGATTTCCATCGCGCGGGCCGCCGGAGCCGACCTGTTCCTGTCGCTGCATGCCGATGCGCTGGCCGAGGGCGAGGCGGTGGGGGCGACCATCTACACCCTGTCCGAAGCAGCCTCCGACAGCGCCTCGGCCCGGCTGGCCGAGCGCCATGACCGCGCCGACCTGCTGGCGGGGATCGACCTTGGCGGGCATGACGACCAGGTCGCGCAGGTGCTGATGGAGCTTGCCCGCACCGAAACCCAGCCCCGCGCCGACCGGCTGGCCAAGGCCCTGGCCGATGCCATCAGGGCCGCCGGGCTGAAAACCCACCGCCACCCGGTGCAGGCGGCGGATTTCTCGGTGCTGAAATCGCCCGATATCCCCTCGGTGCTGTTGGAGGTGGGATTCATGTCCTCGGCCGCCGACCGGGCCCGGCTGATGGACGAGGGTTGGCGCGCGCAGATGCAGGCGGCGCTGCTGGCGGCGATCCGCGCCTGGGCCGAGGCCGATGCCGCCGAGGCGCGGCTGATCCGGCAGTGA
- a CDS encoding alpha/beta hydrolase produces the protein MSVLSETTGGLLSALFGDSGPAKPDPQMQAVLDRLAALGARPAGRLDAAAFRAQPGPADAVASLLAEGVGTPPADKGLQIRNFPVPGAAGDIAARAYLPQGPGPLPVIVYFHGGGWVLGGLDAYDASARSLAVGAGALVLAFDYRCAPEHPFPAAHLDALAAWQWASETAAEFGGDPLRMAVAGEGAGGNLAIDVALAARDHGMTQPLHQLLVCPVAGNDLDTASYRAHADALPLGRQGMAWVLAQAFPLPGQTEDPRLNVLGRDDLAGLPPATILNARLDPLLSEGEALAARLHDAGVPVLQRSFDGVTHEFFGTGAVVDTAREAMTLATDRLRHAFHSGAPGAMATLL, from the coding sequence ATGAGCGTCCTGAGCGAGACCACAGGCGGCCTGCTGTCCGCGCTGTTCGGCGACAGCGGCCCTGCGAAGCCCGATCCGCAGATGCAGGCGGTGCTGGACCGGCTGGCGGCGCTTGGCGCGCGCCCCGCGGGCAGGCTGGATGCGGCGGCCTTCCGCGCGCAGCCCGGCCCCGCCGATGCGGTGGCCTCGCTGCTGGCCGAAGGGGTGGGCACGCCCCCCGCTGACAAGGGCCTGCAGATCCGCAATTTTCCGGTGCCGGGCGCGGCGGGCGACATCGCGGCGCGGGCCTATCTGCCGCAAGGCCCCGGCCCCTTGCCGGTGATCGTCTATTTCCACGGCGGCGGCTGGGTGCTTGGCGGCCTCGATGCCTATGACGCCAGCGCCCGCTCGCTGGCTGTCGGCGCCGGGGCGCTGGTGCTGGCCTTCGACTATCGCTGCGCGCCCGAGCATCCCTTCCCCGCCGCGCATCTCGATGCGCTCGCCGCCTGGCAATGGGCGAGCGAGACCGCGGCCGAGTTCGGCGGCGACCCGCTGCGCATGGCGGTGGCCGGCGAGGGTGCCGGCGGTAATCTGGCCATAGACGTGGCCCTGGCGGCGCGCGACCACGGCATGACCCAGCCCCTGCATCAATTGCTGGTCTGCCCGGTGGCGGGGAACGATCTGGACACCGCCTCCTACCGCGCCCATGCCGACGCCCTGCCCCTTGGCCGGCAGGGGATGGCGTGGGTCCTGGCCCAGGCCTTCCCGCTTCCGGGCCAGACCGAGGATCCGCGGCTGAACGTGCTGGGGCGCGACGATCTGGCGGGGCTGCCGCCCGCCACGATCCTGAACGCCCGGCTCGACCCGCTGCTGTCAGAGGGCGAGGCGCTGGCGGCGCGGCTGCACGATGCCGGCGTGCCGGTCCTGCAACGCAGCTTCGACGGCGTGACGCATGAGTTCTTCGGGACGGGCGCCGTGGTCGATACGGCGCGCGAGGCGATGACGCTGGCAACCGACCGCCTGCGCCACGCTTTCCACAGCGGTGCCCCCGGAGCGATGGCGACCCTGCTTTAG
- a CDS encoding penicillin-binding protein 1A → MIRFLLNLVGAVFSAITIGAAFVALSVGAIFWMYGRDLPNHEQLAQYTPKTISRIYSGEGRIIDEFAEERRLFVPIEDVPDLVKGAFISAEDKNFYHHGGFDARGIIAAGVEAIRSRGENVRGASTITQQVMKNFLLSSDRSAERKVKELILATRLEETLSKDKILELYLNEIFLGQNSFGVAAAAQTYFNKTLAELEPHEAAMLAAMPQAPGRYHPVTAKERVTERRNYVLREMWQNGYLDEATYEAEAAKPLRSVQNGDFPAFREALPPRDYFTDEIRRQLSRSFGQEEFFGGGLSIRATVDPEMQSVAARALRHALEKYDRSIGVWRGTGVKLDAGTLGSEAGWRAALGAAEVPRDIEGWHPAVVLEVGARDARIGIEGVDEDADGHWIPAEDVTWARKLMPGRERAPQARVAGDLLTVGDVVLVRALTKDGDGSFVRWTLRQVPDIQGAFMAMDVNSGRVIAMQGGFSYQSSVFNRATQAQRQPGSSFKPFVYAAALDSGFTPATIVVDAPIEVNTPQGMWRPKNASNRFYGPTPLRTGIEQSRNLMTVRVAQEIGMDVVAGYAERFGVYNPMSPFLANALGAQETTLFQMVAAYAMFANGGERVEPTLVDRVQDRWGRTVYRHDQRICNDCAADSLPAGKAPQIASNRERVMNAVTAYQLTSMLEGVVQRGTARGINLPVPIAGKTGTTNDAKDVWFIGFSSNLVAGCYIGYDQPRSLGGASGGGMCGPVFQSFMQEAIKEYGGGKFKVPPGGHFIKIDRFTGARLPDDAVGDHVVSEYFRDGGDSFIGFGAYVDGGFAMGQNLPLYAYGEQGGDEGTAITTSTGESRVIPKKADFGTLSSGGLY, encoded by the coding sequence TTGATCCGTTTCCTTCTGAACCTCGTCGGCGCGGTGTTTTCCGCGATCACCATCGGTGCGGCCTTTGTCGCGCTGTCGGTGGGCGCCATCTTCTGGATGTATGGGCGCGACCTGCCCAACCATGAGCAACTGGCCCAATACACCCCGAAAACCATCAGCCGGATCTATTCCGGCGAGGGGCGGATCATCGACGAATTCGCCGAGGAGCGCCGCCTGTTCGTGCCGATCGAGGATGTGCCCGATCTGGTGAAGGGCGCCTTCATCTCGGCCGAGGACAAGAATTTCTACCATCACGGCGGCTTTGACGCGCGCGGCATCATCGCGGCCGGGGTGGAGGCGATCCGCTCGCGCGGGGAAAACGTGCGCGGCGCTTCGACCATCACCCAGCAGGTGATGAAGAACTTCCTGCTGTCGTCGGACCGCTCGGCCGAACGCAAGGTCAAGGAGCTGATCCTGGCGACGCGGCTGGAAGAGACGCTGAGCAAGGACAAGATCCTGGAGCTCTATCTGAACGAGATCTTCCTGGGGCAGAACTCCTTCGGGGTGGCGGCGGCGGCGCAGACCTATTTCAACAAGACGCTGGCCGAGCTGGAGCCGCATGAGGCGGCGATGCTGGCAGCGATGCCGCAGGCACCCGGGCGCTACCACCCGGTGACGGCAAAAGAGCGGGTGACCGAGCGGCGCAACTATGTGCTGCGCGAGATGTGGCAGAACGGCTATCTGGACGAGGCGACCTATGAGGCCGAGGCGGCCAAGCCGCTGCGCTCGGTGCAGAACGGCGATTTCCCGGCCTTCCGCGAGGCGCTGCCGCCGCGCGACTATTTCACCGACGAGATCCGTCGCCAGCTCTCGCGCAGCTTCGGGCAGGAGGAATTCTTCGGGGGCGGGCTCTCGATCCGCGCCACCGTCGATCCCGAGATGCAGTCGGTTGCGGCGCGGGCGCTGCGCCATGCGCTGGAGAAATACGACCGCTCCATCGGTGTCTGGCGCGGCACCGGCGTGAAGCTGGATGCGGGCACCCTTGGCAGCGAAGCGGGGTGGCGCGCCGCGCTTGGTGCCGCCGAGGTGCCGCGTGACATCGAGGGCTGGCATCCGGCGGTGGTGCTGGAGGTCGGCGCGCGCGACGCGCGTATCGGCATCGAGGGCGTGGACGAGGATGCCGATGGCCACTGGATCCCGGCCGAGGACGTGACCTGGGCGCGCAAGCTGATGCCGGGGCGCGAACGCGCGCCGCAGGCCCGTGTCGCGGGCGACCTGCTGACGGTGGGCGATGTGGTGCTGGTGCGGGCGCTGACCAAAGATGGCGATGGCAGCTTCGTTCGCTGGACCCTGCGCCAGGTGCCCGACATCCAGGGCGCCTTCATGGCGATGGACGTGAATTCCGGAAGGGTGATCGCCATGCAGGGCGGTTTTTCCTACCAGTCCTCGGTGTTCAACCGCGCGACGCAGGCGCAGCGCCAGCCCGGATCCTCGTTCAAGCCCTTCGTCTATGCCGCGGCGCTGGACAGCGGCTTTACCCCCGCCACCATCGTCGTCGACGCGCCCATCGAGGTGAATACCCCGCAGGGCATGTGGCGGCCCAAGAATGCCTCCAACCGTTTCTACGGCCCGACGCCGCTGCGCACCGGGATCGAGCAGTCGCGGAACCTGATGACGGTGCGGGTCGCGCAGGAAATCGGCATGGATGTAGTGGCGGGCTATGCCGAGCGCTTCGGCGTCTACAACCCGATGTCGCCCTTCCTGGCCAATGCGCTTGGCGCGCAGGAAACCACACTGTTCCAGATGGTTGCGGCCTATGCGATGTTCGCCAATGGCGGTGAGCGGGTGGAGCCCACGCTGGTGGACCGGGTGCAGGACCGTTGGGGCCGCACCGTCTATCGCCACGACCAGCGGATCTGCAATGATTGCGCGGCGGACAGCCTGCCCGCCGGCAAGGCGCCGCAGATCGCCTCCAACCGCGAGCGGGTGATGAATGCGGTCACCGCCTATCAGCTGACCTCGATGCTGGAAGGCGTCGTGCAGCGCGGCACGGCACGCGGCATCAACCTGCCGGTGCCGATCGCCGGCAAGACCGGCACCACCAACGATGCCAAGGACGTGTGGTTCATCGGCTTTTCCTCGAACCTCGTCGCCGGCTGCTATATCGGCTATGACCAGCCGCGCAGCCTTGGCGGTGCCTCGGGCGGGGGCATGTGTGGCCCGGTGTTCCAGAGCTTCATGCAGGAGGCGATCAAGGAATACGGGGGCGGCAAGTTCAAGGTGCCGCCGGGCGGGCATTTCATCAAGATCGACCGTTTCACCGGCGCGCGCCTGCCCGACGATGCGGTGGGCGACCATGTCGTGTCGGAATACTTCCGCGATGGCGGCGACAGCTTCATCGGCTTTGGCGCCTATGTCGATGGCGGCTTTGCGATGGGGCAGAACCTGCCGCTCTATGCCTATGGCGAGCAGGGCGGCGACGAGGGCACCGCGATCACCACCTCGACCGGGGAAAGCCGGGTGATCCCGAAGAAGGCCGATTTCGGTACGCTGAGTTCCGGCGGGTTGTATTGA
- the prfB gene encoding peptide chain release factor 2 — MRAETQNTCETIRKSLKLLGQRMDWETAPHRLEEMNAMIEDGDLWADPGRAQKLMRERQVLMEKVETYRRIEAGLSDNIELIGMGEAEGDDEIIAEAEAALKALAAEAAAKELEALLDGEADGNDTFLEINAGAGGTESCDWASILARMYVRWAEKKGYKVELMAETAGEEAGIRSVSYKIIGQNAYGWLKSESGVHRLVRISPYDSAARRHTSFSSVWVYPVVDDNIEIVIPDNEIRIDTYRSSGAGGQHVNTTDSAVRITHLPTNIVVTSSEKSQHQNRANAMAALKSRLYQMELDRRNAEVNAQHAAKGDAGWGNQIRSYVLQPYQMVKDLRTGHETSDTSGVLDGDLDAFMAATLALDVAGKSRAEANAEV; from the coding sequence ATGCGCGCCGAGACCCAGAACACCTGCGAGACAATCCGAAAATCGCTGAAACTGCTCGGCCAGCGGATGGACTGGGAGACGGCGCCGCACCGGCTTGAAGAGATGAACGCCATGATCGAGGATGGCGACCTTTGGGCCGATCCCGGGCGGGCGCAAAAGCTGATGCGTGAACGCCAGGTGCTGATGGAGAAGGTCGAGACCTACCGGCGGATCGAGGCGGGGCTGTCCGACAATATCGAGCTGATCGGCATGGGCGAGGCGGAGGGCGATGACGAGATCATCGCCGAGGCCGAGGCCGCGCTGAAGGCGCTGGCCGCCGAGGCTGCGGCCAAGGAGCTGGAGGCGCTGCTGGACGGCGAGGCCGATGGCAATGACACCTTCCTTGAAATCAACGCGGGCGCTGGCGGGACCGAGTCCTGCGACTGGGCCTCGATCCTGGCGCGGATGTATGTGCGTTGGGCCGAGAAGAAGGGCTACAAGGTCGAGCTGATGGCCGAGACCGCGGGCGAGGAGGCGGGGATCCGCTCTGTCTCCTACAAGATCATCGGGCAGAATGCCTATGGCTGGCTGAAGTCGGAATCGGGTGTGCACCGGCTGGTGCGGATCTCGCCCTATGACAGCGCGGCGCGGCGGCACACCTCGTTTTCCTCGGTCTGGGTCTATCCGGTGGTCGATGACAATATCGAGATCGTCATCCCCGACAACGAGATCCGCATCGATACCTATCGCTCCTCGGGGGCGGGCGGGCAGCACGTCAACACCACCGACTCGGCGGTGCGCATCACCCACCTTCCCACCAATATCGTGGTGACGAGTTCGGAAAAGTCGCAGCACCAGAACCGGGCCAACGCGATGGCGGCGCTGAAATCACGGCTCTACCAGATGGAACTGGACCGGCGGAACGCCGAGGTGAACGCGCAGCACGCCGCCAAGGGCGATGCCGGCTGGGGCAATCAGATCCGATCCTACGTGCTGCAGCCTTACCAGATGGTGAAGGACCTGCGCACCGGGCATGAAACCTCGGATACTTCCGGCGTGCTGGACGGCGACCTTGACGCCTTCATGGCGGCGACGCTGGCGCTCGACGTGGCCGGCAAGAGCCGCGCCGAGGCCAATGCCGAGGTGTAG
- a CDS encoding CbiX/SirB N-terminal domain-containing protein: protein MTAQRALIVAHGQPSDPGPAEAALAEFAARVAECLPGDWTVGAATLAAPGALEAALAPAGNEAAPLLIYPMFIADGWFTQVNLPSRIREAGLEIIGGDGGPRGVGEDNSLSRAAGGDGGRPEDGVEGRGAGQVSGGGVDTPAGNGAGHPGADGTGGPQAVARPAGEKTPGDMRAAPSSASEMLPRIVGSVPPAARPSVRILPPFGLDAGILRLALRALRTALAEQGLRAAETGLIVAAHGSFKSPAPAAVARRLARAIIAELPFAEMRTAFIDQAPRIAEFARGLPAPSLCLPLFAAAGGHVEEDLPAALAEAGFSGRILAPLGLNQGAPDLVAAALLAASAEQGDP from the coding sequence ATGACTGCGCAGCGCGCGCTGATCGTTGCGCATGGCCAGCCGTCCGATCCGGGCCCGGCCGAGGCCGCGCTGGCCGAGTTTGCAGCCCGGGTGGCGGAGTGCCTGCCCGGGGACTGGACGGTGGGAGCGGCGACCCTTGCTGCCCCCGGCGCGCTGGAGGCGGCGCTGGCCCCTGCCGGGAACGAGGCTGCGCCGCTGCTGATCTATCCGATGTTCATTGCCGATGGCTGGTTTACCCAAGTCAACCTGCCTTCCCGGATCCGGGAGGCGGGGCTGGAGATCATCGGCGGGGATGGCGGGCCCCGAGGGGTGGGGGAGGACAACAGCTTGAGCCGCGCTGCCGGCGGGGATGGCGGCAGGCCTGAGGACGGCGTTGAGGGGCGCGGGGCAGGGCAGGTTTCGGGCGGCGGGGTGGACACACCCGCCGGGAACGGCGCGGGGCATCCGGGGGCGGATGGCACCGGCGGGCCTCAGGCGGTTGCGCGGCCTGCAGGTGAGAAGACCCCCGGCGACATGCGGGCTGCGCCGTCTTCCGCCTCGGAGATGCTGCCGCGCATCGTTGGTTCGGTGCCGCCCGCCGCACGACCCTCTGTGCGGATACTGCCGCCCTTCGGGCTCGATGCGGGCATCCTGCGCCTTGCATTGCGGGCGCTTCGCACGGCGTTGGCCGAGCAGGGCCTGCGCGCCGCGGAGACCGGCCTGATCGTCGCCGCGCATGGGTCGTTCAAGAGCCCGGCGCCCGCGGCCGTGGCGCGCCGGCTTGCGCGGGCGATCATCGCCGAGCTGCCCTTTGCCGAGATGCGCACCGCCTTCATCGACCAGGCGCCGCGGATCGCCGAGTTTGCCCGCGGCCTGCCGGCCCCGTCGCTGTGCCTGCCGCTGTTCGCCGCCGCGGGGGGGCATGTCGAGGAAGACCTGCCTGCCGCACTGGCAGAGGCCGGGTTTTCGGGGCGGATCCTCGCCCCGCTTGGGCTGAATCAGGGCGCGCCGGATCTGGTTGCGGCGGCACTGCTTGCGGCCTCTGCAGAGCAGGGGGATCCGTAA
- a CDS encoding methyl-accepting chemotaxis protein, producing MARSEGPARGARYLPRSVFAKTAVLFAICATLIVVTMAIIDARATQRTAQSGVEKYAGLIVDMLGHETGASIQFKNAEAVTEVFRRVIDESPETVLSLAAYDLQGQVFTHVGEEPNAEMAAAAVEAMSSDHIYTAGDQRTFAHPAFFGKDRVVTGAVVIYADHSLAAKLVRETHIRAYVTGGGLLLVALFAMSIPFRRMVSRPLVAVNGAMKQVAAGDYAIEVPALNRHDEIGAIAGSLETFRSSLQSAAEATRIGLFKGAAYEGCSAGLMICDTDMKILFVNPALLRLMTEHEAAIRERLKDFDPRALIGRNMDDFHEGRSASARRKLADLSALPLRAELSFGRANLVIEVNAVRGTDGGHIGFVVEWKDLSVELRNTAVLEAIDANQLRAEFTPAGLLESANTQFYRAIGGSPEQHVGVGFRSKVRVEGFEDADKMIDALTMGRSVTGQIRVDRADGGEVILDGSFGAVRDRANQVRSLILLGTDVTATETAKAAAELARSKMEAAQHRVVEALRQGLEQLAAGDLTTKLSEPFSEEYERLRAYFNEATDQLRAAMQGVVENAEAIRGEAGEITSAADDLSRRTEQQAATLEQTAAALDQLTSSVKSAADVANQANKMVSEAKANAEMSGNVVREAVVAMGEIEESSGKISRITSVIDEIAFQTNLLALNAGVEAARAGEAGRGFAVVASEVRALAQRSSEAAREIAGLISASSHQVKRGVDLVGQAGQALGGIETSVADIYSCVSDIAVSAREQSSGLAEINIAVNQLDQVTQQNAAMFEQTTAASHSLNREAESLTATMGRFRTGSGGAAAPGRTAARPRRGPRTHGQQTRAPSGPQGHSAGGGRAPPDRAGRETRAQQR from the coding sequence ATGGCTCGCTCTGAAGGCCCGGCGCGCGGCGCGCGCTATTTGCCCCGGTCCGTTTTTGCCAAGACCGCGGTGCTGTTTGCGATCTGCGCCACGCTGATCGTCGTCACGATGGCAATCATCGATGCCCGCGCCACCCAGCGTACCGCCCAGAGCGGTGTCGAGAAATATGCGGGCCTGATCGTCGACATGCTTGGGCATGAGACGGGCGCCAGCATCCAGTTCAAGAACGCCGAGGCCGTGACCGAGGTGTTTCGGCGCGTGATCGACGAGAGCCCCGAAACCGTGCTGTCGCTGGCCGCCTATGACCTGCAGGGACAGGTCTTCACCCATGTCGGCGAGGAACCGAACGCCGAGATGGCGGCTGCGGCCGTCGAGGCAATGTCCTCCGATCACATCTACACGGCTGGGGATCAAAGAACCTTCGCGCACCCCGCCTTCTTCGGGAAGGACCGGGTGGTGACAGGCGCGGTGGTGATCTACGCAGACCACAGCCTGGCCGCCAAGCTGGTGCGCGAAACCCATATCCGCGCCTACGTGACCGGGGGCGGGCTGCTGCTGGTCGCGCTGTTTGCAATGTCGATCCCGTTCCGCCGCATGGTGTCGCGGCCGCTGGTGGCGGTCAATGGCGCGATGAAGCAGGTGGCGGCGGGCGATTACGCGATCGAGGTTCCGGCGTTGAACCGGCATGACGAGATCGGCGCGATTGCGGGATCGCTCGAGACCTTCCGCTCGTCGCTGCAAAGCGCCGCGGAAGCGACCCGCATCGGCCTGTTCAAGGGCGCGGCCTATGAGGGCTGTTCCGCGGGGCTGATGATCTGCGACACCGACATGAAAATCCTGTTCGTGAACCCAGCCCTGCTGCGGCTGATGACCGAGCATGAGGCCGCGATCCGCGAGCGGCTGAAAGACTTCGATCCCAGAGCGCTGATCGGGCGTAATATGGATGACTTCCACGAGGGTAGGTCCGCATCGGCCCGCCGCAAGCTTGCCGACCTTTCGGCGCTGCCGCTACGCGCTGAACTCAGCTTTGGTCGGGCGAACCTGGTGATCGAGGTCAACGCCGTCCGCGGCACCGATGGCGGCCATATCGGCTTTGTCGTCGAGTGGAAGGACCTCTCCGTCGAATTGCGCAATACCGCGGTGCTGGAGGCGATCGACGCCAACCAGCTGCGCGCGGAATTCACCCCCGCAGGTCTGCTTGAATCGGCCAACACACAGTTCTACCGCGCCATCGGCGGCAGCCCCGAGCAGCATGTGGGCGTCGGCTTCCGCAGCAAAGTCCGGGTCGAAGGCTTCGAGGATGCCGACAAGATGATCGATGCCCTGACGATGGGCCGCAGCGTCACCGGGCAGATTCGGGTCGACCGTGCGGATGGCGGCGAGGTGATCCTTGACGGCAGCTTCGGCGCGGTGCGCGACCGCGCCAATCAGGTGCGCAGCCTGATCTTGCTTGGCACCGATGTCACCGCGACGGAAACCGCCAAGGCGGCTGCCGAACTTGCCCGCAGCAAGATGGAGGCGGCGCAGCACCGGGTGGTCGAGGCGCTGCGGCAGGGGCTTGAGCAGCTGGCGGCGGGCGATCTGACCACCAAGCTCTCCGAGCCCTTCTCCGAGGAATACGAACGGTTGCGCGCCTATTTCAACGAAGCGACCGACCAGCTGCGCGCCGCGATGCAGGGCGTGGTCGAGAATGCCGAGGCGATCCGCGGCGAGGCCGGCGAAATCACCTCGGCCGCCGATGATCTCAGCCGGCGCACCGAACAGCAGGCCGCAACGCTGGAACAGACCGCTGCGGCACTCGATCAGCTGACCTCATCGGTCAAGTCCGCCGCCGATGTGGCAAACCAGGCCAACAAGATGGTCTCGGAAGCCAAGGCCAATGCCGAGATGTCGGGCAATGTGGTGCGTGAGGCGGTGGTGGCGATGGGCGAGATCGAGGAAAGCTCGGGCAAGATCTCCCGCATCACCAGCGTGATCGACGAGATCGCCTTCCAGACCAATCTGCTGGCGCTCAACGCCGGGGTCGAGGCGGCGCGGGCCGGCGAGGCCGGGCGCGGCTTCGCGGTCGTCGCCTCGGAAGTGCGGGCGCTGGCGCAGCGCTCTTCCGAGGCCGCACGCGAGATTGCCGGACTGATCTCGGCCTCCTCGCATCAGGTCAAGCGCGGGGTCGACCTGGTCGGTCAGGCCGGTCAGGCCCTTGGCGGCATCGAAACTTCGGTCGCCGATATCTATTCCTGTGTGTCGGACATTGCGGTTTCCGCGCGCGAGCAGTCCTCCGGCCTTGCCGAGATCAATATCGCGGTGAACCAGCTCGACCAGGTAACGCAGCAGAACGCCGCGATGTTCGAGCAGACCACCGCAGCCAGCCATTCGCTGAACCGCGAGGCCGAGTCGCTGACCGCGACGATGGGCAGGTTCCGCACCGGCTCCGGCGGCGCGGCGGCACCCGGGCGCACCGCCGCGCGCCCCCGCCGCGGCCCCCGCACGCACGGCCAGCAAACCCGAGCTCCGTCCGGCCCCCAAGGCCACTCTGCCGGCGGGGGGCGGGCGCCGCCTGACCGCGCTGGCCGTGAAACCCGCGCCCAGCAACGATGA
- a CDS encoding cytochrome c biogenesis CcdA family protein — translation MFGIDLIDASFLPAATVALVAGLLSFLSPCVLPIVPPYLAYMGGIGMADLGRGSASRKALLAATFFVLGLSTVFLFLGFTASVFGRFFLQNQSWFNAAAGIMVMVFGAHFLGVIRIPLLLREARMDAGDRGGSALGAYVLGLAFAFGWTPCIGPQLGLILSLAAQDASLVRGTALLAIYALGLGIPFLLVAAFFPRLTGAMAFFKRHMEQIERIMGLLLWTIGLLMLTGGFSQFSWWLLETFPALATLG, via the coding sequence ATGTTCGGAATTGACCTCATCGACGCCAGCTTCCTGCCCGCCGCCACCGTCGCCCTGGTCGCGGGGCTGCTCTCGTTCCTGTCGCCCTGCGTGCTGCCGATCGTGCCACCCTACCTGGCCTATATGGGCGGTATCGGCATGGCCGATCTCGGCCGCGGCAGCGCCAGCCGCAAGGCCCTGCTGGCAGCGACCTTCTTCGTGCTTGGCCTGTCGACGGTCTTCCTGTTCCTCGGCTTCACCGCCTCGGTCTTCGGACGGTTCTTCCTGCAGAACCAGAGCTGGTTCAATGCCGCCGCCGGGATCATGGTCATGGTGTTCGGCGCGCATTTCCTGGGCGTGATCCGCATCCCGCTGCTGCTGCGCGAGGCGCGGATGGATGCGGGCGACCGCGGCGGCTCGGCGCTTGGCGCCTATGTGCTGGGGCTGGCCTTCGCATTCGGCTGGACACCCTGCATCGGCCCGCAGCTTGGCCTGATCCTCAGCCTTGCCGCGCAGGATGCCAGCCTGGTGCGCGGCACCGCGCTGCTGGCGATCTATGCGCTTGGGCTTGGCATCCCGTTCCTGCTGGTCGCCGCCTTCTTCCCGCGGCTGACCGGGGCAATGGCCTTCTTCAAGCGGCATATGGAGCAGATAGAGCGGATCATGGGCCTGCTGCTCTGGACCATCGGCCTCCTGATGCTGACGGGCGGATTCTCGCAGTTCTCGTGGTGGCTGCTGGAGACCTTCCCGGCGCTGGCGACGCTTGGCTGA
- a CDS encoding sulfurtransferase TusA family protein, which produces MEIALEIDARGLLCPLPVLKVRKALLGLPPGAVLRLWASDPMARIDIPHFCAEAGHELLAAEDAGGGQVFTIRRG; this is translated from the coding sequence ATGGAGATCGCGCTGGAAATCGACGCGCGCGGGCTGCTCTGCCCGCTGCCGGTGCTGAAGGTCCGCAAGGCGCTGCTTGGTCTGCCGCCGGGCGCGGTGCTGCGGCTCTGGGCCAGCGATCCGATGGCCCGCATCGACATCCCGCATTTCTGCGCCGAGGCCGGGCATGAGTTGCTGGCGGCCGAGGATGCTGGGGGCGGGCAGGTCTTCACGATCCGGCGGGGGTGA